A window from Drosophila yakuba strain Tai18E2 chromosome 3L, Prin_Dyak_Tai18E2_2.1, whole genome shotgun sequence encodes these proteins:
- the LOC6534020 gene encoding uncharacterized protein LOC6534020: MAPPPKVAVDQGSASASARSNGSSNNNSSVGGATGAVPKQQTPVNGASTAGSSASATSSRSARSRRQQEHLGEPDLDLVEPLQRETLKTLNDLLQRARITNSKNRSPAEQQLSSKDSRSPAQQQQQREALRQLAAEHGNYDSAEQLQEQQQRYRFPVRPVQRVQHQPSSSSNSTGAPSSSSALLRLRQSTPPNATVGVVIPNATTSNGNGNLSGTEEQTPPLTPAGLQQLVHRLLGVHHLAPRTEGARSQVDVLRALLGLDENLNSRQQQSVKVQETNNMVHEINPGSEQGEGIVNSTSLEDVALSEMSDNRAQSIQSLHSVMETPTPDTTPSFDELQQRLEASNRNMQHLHDEQAKLLHIQNLAKSHLNEMEQLRQHADRLPHNANGGEAPKYESVQQVQNDMASLVGRMKNLTAFIHNQNELSSVLGDDGPEILAEQQALQEKLESLRTQREDMRNLVDELNSINRTARETARTIKEETPTPPPKPAPAPEPPKERVVPVEYQRNVPIIRQEAANAAQRALHAQAMINQKTADIEALKAQMARLKGMLHTVSQIEESTPSMGSTLERRSEERTSVERELPAEIAQRVFALNDVTSELRAEAASLQKERDRILALKAEIERRKQQAAAAVQMGEDALKRNSLTPTPTPMRQQQMTEDEDPSEVDTSLQATPTKEQLRDELRLQCERLRKEYEQKQRELEQRYVASNNTTSEADDEGNDDTDSDKYFANVRTASSATLKRAASASTVVEQRRGQQPNVAPQQAPPPPAPPSTLNEDDLNVTLDTLSLGNDSLPSSSNRSQYMPPPMQPVPGIWASHNSGSSWHGQQPVYGQPSSSAGTEFKQPPAAPQVGSSNGSGSNASTDAVLLQQFMQTQQMLINSVCQCNQTLWHQQREIDNLNHQLHTLQDRFNVVACQDHSFGLRSESVPPPVGPGMGQMPNNLCLGSSRAQSEQLFNFGAHQSAFSNYQRSCHRTGAESHHHQQQQHQAQPFLNNAAPPPPPTHFNNETPLSPPTYRSSPGPIFMNHHNNTIHQNNSNLRTQNQHANNLHSLPEGAAGGGAPGGGITLNNQVPPGNRANNYWDNFRSHSRQNLLSNKSNEELNVDHQQYRRQRARPSYFQPPQLLPPTTRGGLTHQQPRRHFFEAPLTALHGNSPNGSNNLNNSGSSGRKRDWRDDTAHIRDHDDEDMDEVEENHDNVIFGSGRRRNRRRPQLSTLRDEEPEQASSSNLNMNVNYGNSPLYQRNKVPAKPTTSTVSLTPLQQRHLRFDFELPAHYMDYIELPQITPVDTTPTIGQEVPPADESNAMEHTEETASEELNRNLLVNALKNDKFTTKFYESIKEDVYRRLETLFEQQQQQQQQNQQLQQPQEPHGLRKALNQEENEPTADVEATESRSETPLEVMRQQLDNDRPEDEKGTPVKQPSVVNAQNGQHLDVEDVEDSASAVSSSLRTENKEQMLEGKVEHASGSGSGSAPGTSMELAPDHELIEYIIKRIRNQTHNNTVINDSLLAEVSKLTATAAQNSTASSPLISPKRIYAKIKKMDMPRQRDEFLLWYRSYLEQLFVVEQPQDSCKAKSKVPPTVACPAKQKNQRVREQSQSQSQDSNNDADLAEADQKNVSSSGTGDLECENNENPGEEADGQAAAEPAGAEKQDVSLE, encoded by the exons atgGCGCCGCCGCCCAAGGTAGCTGTGGACCAAGGCAGCGCCAGCGCCAGTGCCcgcagcaacggcagcagcaacaacaacagctcgGTGGGCGGGGCAACCGGTGCGGTGCCTAAACAACAAACGCCCGTAAACGGAGCATCCACGGCCGGATCCAGTGCATCCGCGACATCCAGCCGGTCGGCGCGCTCTCGGCGGCAGCAGGAGCACCTGGGCGAACCGGACCTGGACCTTGTGGAGCCCCTGCAGCGGGAGACGCTGAAAACTCTGAAC GATCTCCTTCAGCGAGCACGCATCACAAACTCCAAGAATCGCTCGCCGGCGGAGCAGCAGCTATCTAGCAAGGATTCCAGGTCGCctgcacagcagcaacagcagcgcgAGGCACTGCGTCAACTGGCCGCCGAACACGGCAACTACGATTCAGCAG AGCAACtgcaggaacagcagcagcgctATCGATTCCCCGTCCGTCCGGTCCAGAGGGTTCAGCACCAGCCATCCTCGTCATCTAATAGCACAGGCGCCCCCTCATCTTCGTCGGCTTTGCTGCGATTGCGTCAATCGACGCCCCCGAATGCCACAGTAGGTGTGGTCATCCCGAACGCAACTACCAGCAACGGAAACGGCAACTTGAGTGGCACCGAGGAGCAGACCCCGCCACTGACCCCCGCTGGACTGCAACAACTCGTTCACCGACTCCTTGGTGTGCACCATTTGGCTCCCAGGACCGAAGGTGCTCGCTCGCAGGTTGACGTGTTGCGTGCCCTGCTTGGGTTAGACGAGAACCTGAATAGCAGACAGCAACAGAGTGTAAAGGTTCAAGAG ACGAACAACATGGTCCACGAAATCAACCCAGGTTCGGAACAGGGTGAGGGCATCGTCAATTCGACCAGCCTGGAGGATGTTGCATTAAGCGAG ATGAGCGACAACCGCGCCCAGTCCATTCAGTCCCTGCACAGCGTCATGGAAACGCCAACGCCCGATACCACGCCCAGCTTCGATGAGTTGCAGCAGCGTTTGGAGGCCTCTAATAGGAACATGCAGCACCTGCACGACGAGCAGGCGAAGCTGCTACACATCCAGAACTTGGCCAAGTCTCACCTTAACGAAATGGAGCAGTTACGTCAACACGCTGATCGCTTGCCACACAATGCCAATGGGGGAGAAGCCCCCAAATACGAGTCCGTGCAGCAGGTGCAGAACGACATGGCGTCGCTGGTGGGGCGCATGAAGAATCTCACCGCCTTTATCCACAACCAGAACGAACTGAGCTCGGTGCTTGGCGATGATGGCCCCGAGATCCTAGCCGAGCAGCAAGCTTTGCAGGAGAAACTGGAATCACTGCGCACCCAACGTGAGGATATGCGCAACTTGGTGGACGAACTAAACAGCATCAATCGTACGGCCAGGGAGACGGCTAGGACCATCAAAGAGGAGACTCCCACGCCTCCTCCAAAGCCAGCACCTGCACCAGAGCCTCCCAAGGAGCGTGTAGTGCCAGTGGAGTATCAGAGAAACGTACCCATCATACGCCAGGAGGCGGCCAATGCAGCTCAACGAGCACTTCACGCACAGGCAATGATCAACCAGAAGACGGCAGATATAGAAGCACTCAAGGCTCAGATGGCCAGACTTAAGGGAATGCTGCACACTGTTAGCCAGATCGAGGAGAGTACCCCCAGTATGGGCTCCACCTTGGAGCGGCGAAGTGAAGAAAGGACTAGCGTGGAACGCGAATTGCCTGCTGAGATTGCCCAACGCGTTTTCGCTCTGAACGATGTTACGTCCGAGCTGCGAGCGGAAGCAGCCAGCTTGCAAAAGGAGCGCGACCGTATACTCGCCCTAAAGGCAGAGATCGAACGCCGCAAGCAGCAGGCGGCAGCTGCCGTACAAATGGGCGAGGATGCACTCAAAAGAAACAGTCTTACGCCGACTCCCACCCCCAtgaggcagcagcagatgaCCGAAGACGAGGATCCATCCGAGGTGGATACTTCTCTTCAGGCTACGCCGACCAAGGAACAACTGCGCGATGAACTGCGCTTGCAGTGCGAGCGCCTGCGCAAGGAATACGAGCAAAAGCAGCGGGAACTGGAGCAGCGCTACGtagccagcaacaacaccacaTCGGAGGCGGATGACGAGGGAAACGACGACACTGACAGCGATAAGTACTTTGCTAACGTACGCACCGCTTCCTCTGCGACACTGAAGAGGGCTGCATCCGCCAGCACAGTGGTGGAGCAACGACGCGGTCAGCAGCCCAACGTTGCCCCACAGCAAGCTCCGCCGCCGCCTGCTCCTCCGTCCACGCTAAACGAAGATGATCTAAATGTAACGCTTGATACGCTATCCCTGGGTAATGACAGCCTACCCTCCAGCAGCAATAGATCGCAGTACATGCCGCCCCCCATGCAACCAGTGCCTGGAATATGGG CATCACACAACTCTGGAAGTTCGTGGCATGGACAGCAGCCCGTTTATGGTCAGCCGAGCTCCAGCGCCGGCACAGAGTTTAAGCAGCCACCAGCAGCTCCACAGGTTGGCTCCTCAAATGGCTCCGGATCGAACGCCTCTACCGACGCAGTGTTGTTGCAGCAGTTCATGCAGACACAGCAAATGCTTATCAACTCAGTGTGCCAGTGCAACCAGACCCTGTGGCATCAGCAGCGCGAGATAGACAACCTCAACCACCAGCTACATACG CTCCAGGATCGCTTCAATGTTGTTGCATGCCAGGATCACAGCTTTGGCTTGCGCTCGGAGTCAGTACCGCCTCCAGTGGGTCCTGGAATGGGTCAGATGCCGAACAATCTGTGCCTGGGAAGCAGTCGAGCTCAGTCTGAGCAGCTATTTAACTTTGGTGCCCACCAGAGCGCCTTTAGTAACTACCAGCGCAGCTGTCATCGCACCGGGGCAGAAtcgcatcatcatcaacagcagcagcaccaggcACAGCCGTTCCTCAACAATGCTGCTCCCCCGCCACCGCCGACGCATTTCAACAACGAGACACCCCTGTCGCCGCCTACTTACCGCTCAAGTCCAGGTCCCATCTTCATGaaccaccacaacaacacgATCCATCAGAACAACTCGAATCTTCGAACCCAGAACCAGCATGCCAACAATCTACACTCGTTGCCCGAGGGAGCAGCTGGGGGAGGAGCACCTGGTGGCGGTATCACGCTAAACAACCAAGTGCCACCCGGAAACCGAGCCAACAACTACTGGGACAACTTCCGCAG CCATTCGCGCCAGAATCTCTTATCAAATAAAAGCAACGAAGAGCTGAACGTGGACCACCAGCAGTACCGCCGACAACGGGCACGTCCCAGCTACTTTCAGCCGCCCCAGTTGCTTCCGCCCACTACACGTGGCGGTTTGACACACCAGCAGCCGCGTCGTCACTTTTTCGAGGCGCCACTAACCGCTTTGCATGGCAACAGCCCCAATGGCAGCAATAATCtcaacaacagcggcagctCGGGCAGAAAACGGGACTGGCGCGATGATACAGCTCACATTCGCGACCACGACGATGAGGATATGGACGAGGTGGAGGAGAACCATGATAACGTCATATTTGGCTCCGGGCGACGTCGCAATCGTCGCCGTCCTCAGCTTTCCACGCTGCGGGATGAGGAGCCCGAGCAGGCTAGTTCCTCGAATCTCAACATGAACGTAAACTATGGCAACAGTCCGCTGTATCAGCGCAACAAAGTGCCAGCAAAGCCCACCACTTCGACTGTGTCGCTGACTCCTTTGCAGCAGCGACACCTTCGATTCGACTTTGAGCTTCCAGCTCATTACATGGACTACATCGAGTTACCCCAGATTACTCCAGTGGACACTACTCCTACCATCGGCCAAGAAGTCCCACCCGCGGACGAGTCGAATGCCATGGAGCACACCGAGGAAACGGCCTCCGAAGAACTGAATCGAAATCTGCTGGTTAACGCGCTCAAGAACGACAAGTTCACCACAAAGTTTTATGAATCCATTAAGGAGGATGTCTACCGCCGGCTGGAGACACTCttcgagcagcagcagcagcaacagcaacaaaatcagcaactgcagcagccacAGGAACCACACGGCCTGCGGAAAGCTCTCAACCAGGAGGAGAACGAGCCCACAGCCGACGTGGAGGCCACCGAGAGTCGCAGTGAGACGCCGCTGGAGGTTATGCGTCAACAGCTAGACAACGATCGGCCCGAGGACGAAAAGGGAACGCCAGTGAAGCAGCCAAGTGTGGTCAATGCACAGAACGGACAGCACCTGGACGTGGAAGACGTGGAGGACAGTGCTTCTGCTGTTTCCTCTTCACTTAGGACCGAGAACAAAGAG CAAATGCTCGAGGGGAAAGTAGAACATGCCTCtggatcgggatcgggatcggcaCCAGGGACCAGCATGGAACTGGCACCGGACCACGAACTGATCGAGTACATTATCAAACGCATTCGCAACCAGACGCACAACAACACCGTCATCAATGACTCCCTACTGGCAGAGGTGTCAAAGCTGACGGCCACTGCTGCCCAAAATTCGACCGCCAGCTCGCCACTTATTTCGCCCAAGCGAATTTATGCCAAGATCAAAAAGATGGACATGCCACGACAGCGTGACGAGTTTCTGCTTTGGTACCGTTCCTATTTGGAGCAGCTGTTTGTAGTGGAACAGCCGCAGGACAGCTGCAAGGCCAAGTCGAAGGTGCCACCCACTGTTGCCTGTCCGGCCAAGCAGAAGAACCAACGGGTGCGCGAGCAGTCGCAATCCCAGTCGCAGGACTCCAATAACGATGCAGACCTGGCCGAGGCGGACCAAAAGAATGTCTCCTCGTCGGGAACGGGTGACCTGGAGTGCGAGAACAACGAAAATCCCGGTGAGGAAGCAGATGGCCAGGCTGCAGCGGAGCCTGCGGGCGCAGAAAAGCAGGACGTCAGTCTAGAATAG
- the LOC6534021 gene encoding bifunctional peptidase and (3S)-lysyl hydroxylase Jmjd7, which produces MSQVEKALDVLLQEAEELCIGSSVVELDRIPTALEFCRDFYSKNQPVVIRKALDWPAIGKWTPEYLIEALGDRSVDVAITPNGYADGLASQKGQEFFVLPLETKMKLSELVRRLDDPAGAVHYIQKQNSNLSVDLPELAADLRVSDLDFGQQSFNKPPDAVNFWLGDERAVTSMHKDPYENLYCVISGYKDFVLIPPHQLSCVPRGIYPTGVYKTSESGQFYIEPLRDEDGTDQFTEWVSIDPLAPNLAKYPEYARAKPLKVRVNAGDILYLPNYWFHHVSQSHKCIAVNFWYDLDYDSRYCYYRMLEQMTSTRKD; this is translated from the coding sequence ATGTCCCAAGTCGAAAAGGCTCTGGATGTTCTGCTCCAGGAAGCAGAGGAACTGTGCATCGGGAGCAGCGTAGTGGAGCTGGACAGGATCCCGACTGCCCTGGAGTTTTGTCGCGACTTCTACTCCAAAAACCAGCCGGTGGTCATACGCAAGGCACTCGATTGGCCCGCAATTGGGAAATGGACGCCGGAGTACCTGATCGAGGCTCTCGGGGACAGGAGCGTGGATGTGGCAATCACTCCGAACGGCTACGCCGATGGCTTGGCCTCCCAAAAGGGACAGGAGTTCTTTGTTCTGCCGCTGGAGACGAAAATGAAGCTGTCAGAGCTGGTCCGTCGTCTGGATGATCCCGCAGGTGCTGTCCACTACATACAGAAGCAGAACTCCAACCTCAGTGTGGACCTACCGGAACTGGCTGCTGATCTGCGGGTCAGTGATCTCGACTTTGGCCAGCAGTCCTTTAACAAACCGCCCGATGCCGTCAACTTTTGGCTGGGCGACGAGCGCGCTGTGACCTCCATGCACAAGGATCCCTACGAGAACCTGTACTGCGTGATATCCGGTTACAAGGACTTCGTCCTCATCCCGCCGCACCAGCTTAGCTGTGTACCCCGAGGAATTTACCCTACAGGCGTTTACAAGACCTCAGAGAGTGGTCAGTTCTACATTGAACCCTTGAGGGATGAGGACGGCACCGATCAGTTCACGGAATGGGTCAGCATAGATCCCCTGGCACCCAACCTGGCCAAATATCCGGAGTACGCACGGGCAAAGCCCCTGAAAGTACGCGTTAACGCCGGAGACATCCTGTACCTGCCCAACTACTGGTTCCACCATGTGTCCCAAAGCCACAAGTGCATCGCGGTGAACTTCTGGTACGACCTGGACTACGATAGCCGCTACTGCTACTACCGAATGTTGGAGCAGATGACCTCCACAAGGAAGGACTAG
- the LOC6534022 gene encoding lipase member H-A translates to MQTGVQLTLLLTLTIAVVYGETGFFLSTRRVQENPQQVEAEVEALVRSSFYAADPAVLAIPRWLGNISSPEISAVVSARLQQQDSNIFSVDLTEASDETEIIDSVASLVIVLNNQFDVPLDRILVVGFAEGVHLAGGVAVKVQQQLGRQLSQITALDPSSGKDLDHKLSQADAEFVEVVHTNAGGEGTWEQLGHVDYYPNGGQTQPGCSTDSCSHERAFELLAEMWSPENDFVSARCGTVESLSASSCRWSTHKMGQKEEEQPASGIYFLETRQSSPYSRGAYFISFL, encoded by the exons ATGCAGACCGGCGTACAACTAACTTTGTTATTGACCCTCACAATAGCAGTGG TCTATGGAGAGACGGGTTTTTTCCTGAGCACACGCCGCGTCCAGGAAAATCCGCAGCAAGTTGAGGCCGAGGTGGAGGCTCTGGTAAGGAGCTCCTTCTATGCCGCCGATCCAGCAGT CTTGGCCATTCCCCGCTGGCTTGGAAACATTTCCTCACCGGAGATCTCCGCCGTGGTTTCCGCCCGACTTCAGCAGCAGGACAGCAATATATTCAGTGTGGATCTAACCGAGGCCAGTGATGAAACAGAGATCATCGACAGCGTGGCCAGCTTGGTGATCGTTCTTAACAATCAATTTGATGTGCCACTCGATCGCATTTTGGTCGTGGGTTTTGCGGAGGGCGTCCATTTGGCAGGTGGAGTGGCTGTCaaggtgcagcagcaactgggTCGTCAGTTGTCCCAGATAACAGCCCTTGATCCTTCCTCTGGCAAAGATCTAGACCACAAGCTATCCCAGGCCGATGCTGAGTTTGTGGAGGTTGTGCACACAAATGCCGGAGGAGAGGGCACTTGGGAGCAACTGGGTCATGTGGACTACTATCCAAACGGAGGACAAACACAGCCTGGCTGCTCCACGGACTCCTGTTCGCACGAGAGAGCCTTCGAGCTGCTCGCCGAGATGTGGTCGCCGGAGAATGACTTTGTGAGTGCCCGCTGTGGTACAGTGGAGTCTTTAAGCGCCTCCAGCTGCCGCTGGTCTACCCACAAAATGGGCCAGAAAGAGGAGGAGCAGCCTGCCTCGGGCATCTATTTCCTGGAGACTCGACAGTCCTCGCCCTACTCCCGTGGAGCCTACTTCATAAGCTTCCTGTGA